A segment of the Sphingopyxis sp. OAS728 genome:
AGCGGCGCGGGTGCCTCGATGGGCAGCACAAGGTCGACGCCCGGAACGCCGCTGGCGACCACCAGCCCGTCCTTGCCGACGCTGCCGCCCGTGAAGGGGTTGTCGCCGCCCGCGAAGTCGAACGCGACCGCGGGGCTTTGCGTGCCGGATACGCGAACCGAGTGGACGATCGCCGCCGCGGCTTCCTTGCCCGCAAAGCCGATCGTGCCATGCTTGTGCGCGTCATTGTCGACCGTCGCAACGATGGCGCCATCGATGCGCGTGACGATCTGCCCGCCTTCGGCGCGGATCGACAGCGCGATGCGCCGACCCTTGATCGGCACGGGCAATTTGACCTGCCCCAGCCGCTCCATCTTGATCGCCGAACTCGTGCCGCCCGGATAGCGGCGTATCGTCTGGATCAGTTCGGGTCCGTTCTTGCCGTCGGCGAGCGTCCAGACATAGGCGTCGCCATAGGTCTTGCCGTTGGGCAGCGCGCGGAACAGTATGTCGACGGCCTTGCCCGTGAGCGTCAGCTCGGCATCGAGCGTCAGGTCGTCCCAGTCATGGTCGCGGCGCACGGGCCCCGAAATCCATTTGGCCTGCCAGTCGGATGCCGCGAGCAGGCCGGTTTCCCACCAGCCGGGCGCGCTCCAACCGGTGGCCTTGCCGTCGGCGTCCCATACCTGCACCTGCCACCAATAGCGCTGGCGCGATGCGAGGGCTGGCCCGGCATAGGCGATCTGGACATTGTCCGCCGACGCGACCTTTCCGCTGTCCCAGAGCGGCGCGCGCTCGAGATCGGCTTCGGAGGTGGCGACGCGGACGCGATATGCGCTCTGCCGCGCCACGGGCGAGCGCCAGGCAAGCCGCGGCGCCGCCGTGTCGAGGCCCAGCGGCGCCACGGCATATTCGGTCCTGAGCTCTGCCGGGGCCGGATCGGCCGCCCATGCAGGCGCGTTTGCCATGCCGACGGCCGCGAGCGCACCCAGCAACAGGCCTCGCAAGCTTCCGATCAGCGGCAACCCAACCTCCCCGTCAGAATTTGGTGCGAATACCGAAAGATACCAGCCGGCCGAGCGTGCTGCCATTGGTATATCCCGATGCACTGTTCAGGAACGGCGGGTCCTCGTCAAAGACATTGTCGACGTTCAGCGTCAGCAGCGTGTTCGCGAGCATGTCGCCAAGATCGTAGCTGAAGAAGAGGTCGACGGTGTCGAACGCCGCGACGCGCTCCTGCGGCGCCAGCCCGACGACCGGATAGCCGCTGCGATGGTTGAGCGTCGCGCGCGCGGTGAAATCGCCGACCGTCGCACCGAGCCCCGCCGTGAAGAGGAAGCGGCCCGTCCCGTTCTTGAGGTCGTCGTTGACCGGACCACCCTGCACCACCTGCGTCTCGCGATTGAGGAGGTAGCTGCCGGTGAAATTGGCGTTGATCGAACCGAAACCCGTCGGGCGATTATAGGCGAGATTGAAGTCGATGCCGTCGACCTTCACCGCGCCGAGGTTCGCGCGCTGCGCGAGGAACAGCACATAGGGCGAGCTGATCGCGAACAGCGTCGCGAGGTTGGGTACGCCATCGACACGGAGATTTCCGGCCGCCGCCTGCGCCTGCGCGAGCGTCGGGTTGAGGATGAAGAAATCCGCATAGGCCGGCGTCGTGAACAGCAAAGGCGAGGTGAACGGCGGCACCGCAATCGCATCCTTGAACTTCACGTTGAAATAGGTCGCGCTGGCGACAAGACCCTCGATCGCCGCGGGTTTGAGGTCGAAGCCGAGCGACCAAGTATCGGCCTTCTCGGGCTTCAGATTGGCGTTGCCGCCGGCGATCGCAATCGTCGGACGCAGCGCGTCGAAGGGCGAACTGGTCGGCGCGCGGAACGGGCTGAACGGCAGCACCTGCACGCGCGCATCGACCGAATTGCCGAGGTCGGCGAGGCTGGGCGCGTGGAACGACGTGCCATAATTGCCGCGGATCGTCAGCGCCTCGAACGGGCGCCAGGTCACCCCGATCTTGGGATTGGTCGTGCTGCCGACGTCGCTGTAATCGTCGTAGCGGACCGACCCCGACAGCTCGAGGCTGTAGAAGCCGGGCGTGCGGTTGTCGGCGCCGAAGATCGGGATCAGCAGTTCGCCGAACAGCGACTTCACATTGCGCGCAGCATAGGCGTTCGAGCCCGTGACCGCCGCTTCGGGGCCGCTGCCGGTGAAGGAGCGGATATTTTCATAGTGATATTCGCCGCCGACTGCGAGGCGGATGTCGCCGCCGGGCAGGTGCGTCAGCGGGCCGTCGAGCACGACGCGCCCCTCGGCGAGTTCCTGTGTCGCATCGCCATAGTTGACGAAATCGTCGATCGCCGCGAGCACCGCGGGCGAGGTTGCCGAGAGATTATAGGGATTGAGCGCAGTCGCGGTCGTGGTCCCGGCAAGCGCAATCGTCGCTGCGGTCGAGTTGAACGAACGCTCGGTCGATTCATTCTCGCTGCGTCCGAAATTGGCCATCGTGCGCAGCTGCCAACCGCCGCCGAGTTCGAAGTCGAAGCTGGGGGTGATGCCATAGGAGCTGAAGCTCGACGGGCTGTCGTTGCTCGGACCGAAAACGTCGTCGAACGCGAACGAAACGGTGTGCGCGAGTTCGGCGCCGATCGGGCGGAAGAAGGGATTGGCCGCGGTGATCGTCCCGCTCGCACTGCTCTGCGCGCTCCGGTGCAGCGTGTCGCGCTTCGACCAATAGGCCGACAGTTTGAACGCGACCGAATCGCTGAGATCCTGCGTCAGCCCCGCGAAGACGCTGTGGCGTTCCTCGCGCGGGTAGATGGCGGCATAATCGGTCTGGTCGCAGCGATTGATGCCCGGCGCCCGGCCGGGGAGCGCATAGGTCGTCGTGCCCACGGTGATGTTCGCGAGCGCACAGGCGGTGCTGCGGAAATCGCCGCCGCCGCGGTCGGTCTGGTTCGCGGTCGCATAGTCGCGGTCGAGCCCGATCAGATCGTCGTGCCAGGCGTAGGAATAGGAGACGAAGACCGATCCCGAGCCCCAATCCTTGCCCGCGATGACGCTGGCGTCGATCGTCTGGTAATTTTTGGCAAAGCCGTAGCGCGCGTTGACGCCAATGCCGTCGTAACGGTCGCGCGTGATGAAGTTGATCACGCCGCCGATCGCGTCGGAGCCATAGATCGACGAGCCGCCGTCGGGGATGACGTCGACGCGCTTGATGACGTCGGGCGGGATGACCGAGGGGTCGAAGCTTGTTTGCAAGATGCCCGCGCCGACCATGCGGTGACCGTCGACGAGCACGAGTGTCGTCGAGCCACCGCTCGCGCCGAGGTTGCGAATGTTGGGGCGCACGATCGGATTGCCGAAATTCCCGAGCCCGGCCGGGATCGTCCCGAAATTGCCGACCTGCGGGATCGAGGCGAGCAGATCGTTCGCTGAGGCAGCGCCCGAGGCGACAACATCGGCCTCGGTGACCGCGACGACATTGGTGCCGACCGGCGCGACGCCGCGCAGCAGGGTGCCGGTGACGACGATGTCGGCATCGGTGGGCGCTTCAGCATCGGCGTCCTGTGCATGGGCGCTGGCCCCGCCAAACAGCGCGCCGGCGCATGCCAGTGCCGAAATGCCCCGCCGCCACGCGTTCCGCCGCGCAGCAAAATCCAGACCCGCGTTCGTCATCGCCTTCATCGCATCCTCCCTGCACTCGCCCTCGCGAGTTGTCCCTTTTGACGGAGGCGCCTGTCCGGCGATCTTTTCCTCCGATGCTACGCTTCGCTGAGCGTTTCTGCATCAATGCTCATTATTTGTCTTTATCAATCACGTCAACGATCATTTTCAATCATTCGAACCCGAACGGCACGGCGAACCGCGGTTTTCTTCCGAAAGGCTTTGGAAAATTCAGGCGACGATGACGCGGATGCCGGCGGCTTCCATCATCGCGACGTGGGGCGGCTCGATTCCGGAGTCGGTGACGACGATGTCGATCTCGTCGAGCGCACAGACGACGTTGCCCGAGGGACCCG
Coding sequences within it:
- a CDS encoding TonB-dependent receptor domain-containing protein, translated to MKAMTNAGLDFAARRNAWRRGISALACAGALFGGASAHAQDADAEAPTDADIVVTGTLLRGVAPVGTNVVAVTEADVVASGAASANDLLASIPQVGNFGTIPAGLGNFGNPIVRPNIRNLGASGGSTTLVLVDGHRMVGAGILQTSFDPSVIPPDVIKRVDVIPDGGSSIYGSDAIGGVINFITRDRYDGIGVNARYGFAKNYQTIDASVIAGKDWGSGSVFVSYSYAWHDDLIGLDRDYATANQTDRGGGDFRSTACALANITVGTTTYALPGRAPGINRCDQTDYAAIYPREERHSVFAGLTQDLSDSVAFKLSAYWSKRDTLHRSAQSSASGTITAANPFFRPIGAELAHTVSFAFDDVFGPSNDSPSSFSSYGITPSFDFELGGGWQLRTMANFGRSENESTERSFNSTAATIALAGTTTATALNPYNLSATSPAVLAAIDDFVNYGDATQELAEGRVVLDGPLTHLPGGDIRLAVGGEYHYENIRSFTGSGPEAAVTGSNAYAARNVKSLFGELLIPIFGADNRTPGFYSLELSGSVRYDDYSDVGSTTNPKIGVTWRPFEALTIRGNYGTSFHAPSLADLGNSVDARVQVLPFSPFRAPTSSPFDALRPTIAIAGGNANLKPEKADTWSLGFDLKPAAIEGLVASATYFNVKFKDAIAVPPFTSPLLFTTPAYADFFILNPTLAQAQAAAGNLRVDGVPNLATLFAISSPYVLFLAQRANLGAVKVDGIDFNLAYNRPTGFGSINANFTGSYLLNRETQVVQGGPVNDDLKNGTGRFLFTAGLGATVGDFTARATLNHRSGYPVVGLAPQERVAAFDTVDLFFSYDLGDMLANTLLTLNVDNVFDEDPPFLNSASGYTNGSTLGRLVSFGIRTKF